A region from the Gemmatimonadota bacterium genome encodes:
- a CDS encoding Gfo/Idh/MocA family oxidoreductase, which yields MTVRIGVIGAGALGFHHVRILREVEHATLVGFVESRPERAAQVSQDLGVPAFPDAATLIAACDALSIVVPTPAHFAVAREALANGRHVLIEKPLTTTVAEADELLALAASTGALIQTGHVERFNRAIRAALPYVEAPRFIESDRLAPFNPRGSDVAVVLDLMIHDIDLLLTLVRSEVLDVAAAGIPVLTPFVDLANARLTFGSGAVANITASRVSRERTRKLRIFQRSGYLSLDLAAGDGEFYRLRPGINLAELATSPQQLEAFVERIPLVAPEGEPLRLELQAFVDAVRGAAPVPVSGRDGRDALAVALRIMAEIERSTPALAAGPAPSRA from the coding sequence GTGACGGTACGCATCGGGGTGATCGGGGCGGGGGCCTTGGGCTTTCACCACGTGCGCATCCTGCGCGAGGTGGAGCACGCCACGCTGGTCGGGTTCGTCGAATCGCGGCCGGAGCGCGCGGCACAGGTGTCCCAAGACCTTGGTGTGCCTGCCTTCCCGGACGCGGCGACCTTGATCGCGGCGTGTGATGCGTTGTCCATCGTGGTGCCGACGCCCGCGCATTTCGCCGTCGCTCGGGAGGCGCTCGCGAACGGGCGCCACGTGTTGATCGAAAAGCCCCTGACAACCACCGTGGCCGAGGCGGATGAGCTGCTCGCGCTCGCCGCATCCACCGGGGCCTTGATCCAGACGGGCCACGTGGAGCGGTTCAATCGGGCGATTCGCGCCGCGCTGCCGTATGTCGAGGCCCCGCGATTTATCGAGAGTGATCGCCTGGCGCCGTTCAATCCGCGCGGATCGGACGTGGCGGTGGTGCTCGACCTCATGATCCACGATATCGACCTGCTGCTGACCCTGGTGCGCAGCGAGGTGCTCGACGTGGCGGCGGCCGGGATCCCGGTGCTGACCCCGTTTGTCGACTTGGCGAACGCGCGTCTCACGTTCGGCTCCGGGGCGGTCGCGAACATCACGGCGAGCCGCGTCTCGCGGGAGCGCACGCGGAAGCTGCGGATCTTCCAACGGTCCGGCTACCTGTCGTTGGACCTCGCCGCGGGCGACGGCGAGTTCTACCGCCTGCGTCCCGGCATCAACCTCGCAGAGCTCGCGACGTCGCCCCAGCAGCTCGAGGCTTTCGTCGAGCGCATTCCGCTGGTGGCTCCCGAGGGCGAGCCGTTGCGCCTTGAGCTGCAGGCGTTCGTGGATGCCGTCCGTGGGGCGGCTCCGGTCCCCGTCAGCGGGCGGGATGGCCGTGACGCGCTGGCCGTCGCGTTGCGCATCATGGCGGAAATCGAGCGCTCGACCCCCGCCCTCGCGGCCGGGCCCGCGCCTTCGCGTGCGTGA
- the lpxD gene encoding UDP-3-O-(3-hydroxymyristoyl)glucosamine N-acyltransferase — protein sequence MTAVLPHDAGVSGGGTPERRSLTARRIAELTGGELIGDPEVAVRAVAPVERAGVGTVTFLASARYAAAFAACEASVALVSGELAELPGVPTRIVVRNPHEGVLALLPHLYEARRRRPGIDPTVRLGRGVQLGAEVEIGPYVVLGDGVVLGDRVTLGAHVVIGDGVTVGADTLLHPHVTVYSGATLGARVIAHAGVRIGSDGFGYVFGDGVHRKIPHVGRCLVGDDVELGANTTIDRGSIDDTVIGAGTKVDNLVQVAHNVRVGRLCLIMSQVGIAGSVRIGDGCVLAGQVGVAGHVAIGDRARLAAQAGAFGDIPAGETWSGYPARPHREALRAQAAMFKLPAMLRRLERLIAGEAERDG from the coding sequence GTGACGGCGGTACTCCCGCACGACGCGGGAGTGAGCGGTGGGGGAACGCCTGAGCGGCGATCCCTCACCGCTCGACGCATCGCGGAACTCACCGGCGGTGAATTGATCGGCGATCCCGAGGTGGCCGTCCGTGCCGTTGCCCCGGTCGAGCGTGCGGGGGTCGGCACGGTCACCTTCCTCGCCAGTGCGCGGTACGCGGCGGCGTTTGCCGCGTGTGAGGCGTCGGTGGCGCTGGTGTCGGGTGAGTTGGCGGAGCTTCCCGGGGTGCCGACGCGCATCGTGGTGCGCAACCCGCATGAGGGCGTGCTCGCGCTGCTCCCGCACCTATACGAGGCACGACGGCGGCGCCCGGGGATCGATCCCACGGTTCGGCTTGGGCGTGGGGTGCAGCTCGGCGCAGAGGTGGAGATCGGGCCGTATGTGGTGCTGGGCGATGGCGTCGTGCTGGGCGATCGCGTCACCCTTGGCGCTCATGTGGTGATCGGCGATGGCGTCACCGTCGGCGCCGACACGCTGCTGCATCCGCACGTCACGGTGTACAGCGGGGCAACGTTAGGCGCGCGTGTGATCGCCCATGCCGGCGTGCGGATCGGGAGCGACGGCTTCGGCTACGTGTTTGGCGATGGGGTGCACCGGAAGATCCCTCACGTGGGGCGGTGCCTGGTAGGCGACGACGTTGAGCTTGGTGCCAATACGACGATTGACCGCGGGTCGATTGACGATACCGTCATCGGCGCCGGGACCAAGGTCGACAACCTCGTCCAGGTCGCCCACAATGTGCGCGTCGGTCGGTTGTGTCTGATCATGTCGCAGGTAGGCATCGCCGGCTCGGTACGGATCGGCGACGGGTGCGTGCTCGCCGGCCAGGTGGGGGTTGCGGGTCACGTCGCCATTGGGGATCGCGCCCGGCTGGCCGCCCAGGCTGGCGCCTTCGGCGACATTCCGGCTGGTGAAACGTGGTCCGGGTATCCGGCGCGTCCGCATCGCGAGGCGTTACGAGCGCAAGCCGCGATGTTCAAGCTCCCGGCGATGCTCCGACGCCTCGAACGCTTGATTGCCGGGGAGGCGGAGCGCGACGGATGA
- a CDS encoding 23S rRNA (pseudouridine(1915)-N(3))-methyltransferase RlmH, giving the protein MKFRVACVGRPHGAPLAALIADYEQRAARYWPLEVVEVREARGREADQVRRLETERLRETCGSSLVVACDERGRAMESVPFATQMQGWREAARDVTFVVGGAHGLDREILAPGLILQLAPWTLPHELARLILAEQLYRAGTIVRREPYHK; this is encoded by the coding sequence ATGAAGTTCCGCGTGGCGTGCGTGGGGAGGCCGCACGGCGCCCCCCTGGCGGCCCTCATCGCGGACTACGAGCAGCGGGCGGCCCGGTACTGGCCCCTCGAGGTGGTCGAGGTACGCGAGGCGCGTGGGCGCGAGGCCGACCAGGTGCGGCGGCTTGAGACCGAGCGCCTTCGGGAGACCTGTGGCAGCTCCTTGGTCGTCGCCTGCGATGAGCGCGGCCGGGCCATGGAATCGGTGCCGTTCGCCACGCAGATGCAGGGGTGGCGCGAGGCGGCGCGGGACGTGACGTTCGTCGTCGGGGGCGCCCACGGGCTGGATCGCGAGATCCTGGCGCCGGGGCTCATCCTGCAACTGGCGCCGTGGACGCTTCCCCACGAACTTGCCCGACTCATCCTCGCCGAGCAGCTGTACCGGGCGGGGACCATTGTTAGGCGGGAGCCCTACCACAAGTAG
- the lpxA gene encoding acyl-ACP--UDP-N-acetylglucosamine O-acyltransferase, whose product MSRTIHPTALVSPSAEIGEEVTIGAFAIVGDHVSIGDGCVIEPRATLERNVRLAPRVTIGSGTIIGGDPQDLKFKGEDTWVEIGEGTRIREYSTINRGTSHSWKTTVGKGCFLMSYVHLAHDCHIGDGVIISNGTQLAGHVTIEDRAIVSGLVAVHQFAKIGKHAFVGGCSRVAKDVPPFIKAVGNPVKLYGLNSVGLQRSGFPDEVVRELKRAYRLFFRSELNVSQAMARARVELPAIPEIEHFLSFLEDSERGTVV is encoded by the coding sequence ATGAGCCGCACCATTCATCCGACGGCGCTGGTCTCGCCCAGCGCCGAGATCGGGGAGGAGGTGACGATAGGCGCCTTTGCGATTGTTGGCGACCACGTCAGCATTGGCGACGGGTGTGTCATCGAGCCCCGCGCGACGCTGGAGCGTAACGTGCGGCTGGCGCCGCGCGTGACCATCGGCTCGGGAACGATCATTGGCGGTGATCCGCAGGACCTGAAGTTCAAGGGCGAGGACACCTGGGTCGAGATCGGGGAAGGGACGCGCATCCGCGAATACAGCACGATCAACCGCGGGACCTCCCACTCGTGGAAGACCACGGTCGGCAAGGGGTGCTTCCTCATGTCGTACGTGCACCTCGCGCATGACTGCCACATCGGGGATGGGGTGATCATCTCCAACGGCACACAGCTGGCGGGGCATGTGACGATCGAGGATCGCGCCATCGTGTCAGGACTCGTGGCCGTCCACCAGTTCGCCAAGATCGGCAAGCACGCGTTTGTCGGTGGGTGTTCCCGGGTGGCCAAGGACGTGCCCCCGTTTATCAAGGCCGTCGGCAACCCGGTGAAGCTCTACGGGCTCAATAGCGTGGGGTTGCAGCGCAGCGGCTTCCCGGATGAGGTGGTCCGCGAGCTGAAGCGCGCCTATCGCCTGTTCTTCCGGTCGGAGCTCAACGTGTCGCAGGCCATGGCGCGGGCCCGCGTGGAGTTGCCGGCGATCCCGGAGATCGAGCATTTCCTGTCGTTCCTGGAAGACTCCGAGCGCGGGACGGTCGTGTGA
- the lpxC gene encoding UDP-3-O-[3-hydroxymyristoyl] N-acetylglucosamine deacetylase, whose product MTGRRTISREVTVEGIGLHLGQPCRLTFRPGGCGTGVRFLRTDRATPPIPAHVSVAVEVERRTQLGEGDDALHTVEHVLAAVVAAQLDDLDIVMDGPEPPILDGSAGPFLRALQEAGIKTNGGMPSSLVIRTPFRMEDGDSWYEAHPGDGLTVGVTIEFDHPLVGRQSGTWRVSPDGFAAELADARTFGFASEVDYLRGRGLIRGGSTDNAIVLDDRGVVGNQLRWPDEFVRHKALDCVGDLALAGHRVQGRIMAFRPSHSGTVRFVRELTKRAQREFAMIGIEDIMKVLPHRYPFLLVDRVIEYEEGKRVVGIKNVSMNEWFFQGHFPGHPIMPGVLIVEAMAQVGGILLMGTVPDPASKVVYFTGLDGVRWRRPVKPGDVLRFELEVLQLRGAVCRMRGVAKVDGTVVSEIAEMSAMLRDR is encoded by the coding sequence ATGACGGGGCGTCGGACGATTAGCCGTGAAGTGACCGTCGAGGGGATTGGACTCCATCTCGGTCAACCTTGCCGCCTGACCTTTCGGCCGGGGGGCTGCGGCACCGGGGTGCGGTTTCTCCGGACCGATCGTGCGACGCCGCCGATTCCGGCGCATGTCTCGGTGGCCGTGGAGGTGGAGCGTCGGACGCAGCTTGGCGAGGGCGACGACGCGTTGCACACGGTGGAGCATGTCCTGGCCGCGGTCGTTGCGGCGCAGCTGGACGACCTCGACATCGTGATGGACGGACCGGAGCCCCCGATCCTGGACGGTAGCGCCGGGCCGTTCCTGCGGGCACTTCAAGAGGCGGGGATCAAGACAAACGGCGGCATGCCATCGTCGCTGGTGATTCGCACGCCTTTTCGCATGGAAGACGGCGACTCGTGGTATGAGGCACACCCAGGCGACGGACTGACGGTTGGCGTCACCATCGAGTTTGATCATCCGCTGGTCGGGCGTCAAAGCGGGACGTGGCGGGTGAGCCCGGACGGATTTGCTGCGGAGCTGGCCGACGCGCGGACGTTCGGTTTTGCGTCCGAGGTGGACTACCTGCGGGGGCGCGGCCTGATCCGGGGGGGCTCCACGGACAACGCCATCGTCCTGGATGACCGCGGGGTCGTCGGCAACCAGCTGCGGTGGCCCGACGAGTTCGTGCGGCACAAGGCCCTGGATTGCGTAGGGGACCTCGCGCTGGCGGGGCATCGCGTGCAGGGACGCATCATGGCGTTCCGCCCCAGCCACAGCGGGACGGTCCGGTTCGTTCGGGAGTTGACTAAACGCGCGCAGAGGGAGTTTGCCATGATCGGGATCGAGGATATCATGAAGGTCCTTCCACACCGGTATCCGTTCCTGCTCGTGGACCGGGTGATCGAGTACGAGGAAGGCAAGCGGGTGGTCGGGATCAAGAACGTCTCGATGAATGAGTGGTTCTTTCAGGGGCACTTCCCGGGGCACCCGATCATGCCGGGGGTGCTGATCGTGGAGGCCATGGCACAGGTGGGCGGGATCCTGCTCATGGGGACCGTGCCGGATCCGGCGAGCAAGGTGGTGTATTTCACCGGGCTCGATGGCGTGCGGTGGCGCCGGCCGGTCAAGCCGGGGGATGTGCTCCGGTTCGAGTTGGAGGTGCTGCAACTGCGCGGGGCCGTGTGTCGCATGCGTGGCGTGGCCAAGGTCGATGGGACGGTCGTGTCGGAGATCGCGGAGATGTCTGCGATGTTGCGGGACCGATGA
- the lpxK gene encoding tetraacyldisaccharide 4'-kinase, translating into MREPFWWGDGSTARFVRLLMAPLAGAWWAASKVRNLAFDVGVAPARRSEIPVVSVGNVTVGGTGKTPVAAWIARELAQRGVTPGIVLRGYGQDESLVHRLLTPGAVVIADPDRARGVAAALQSGARVAILDDGHQHRRAWRDLNLVLVSADAPWPRWTLPAGPLRESWGDGLARADLVLVTAKSATEGQVAETLEKVRRVGTPRAAVLRIRLDRLHRVGGHEEEGLQMLEGRRVLAVSGVANPGPFHSQLQATGAMVETLVFGDHHPYAPTDVERIRARARQVDFVVCTLKDAVKLQGSWPQSGPGLWYVSQRVEPIAGAAEIEAALDRVSSRPDTPHT; encoded by the coding sequence ATGCGTGAGCCGTTCTGGTGGGGCGATGGATCGACCGCGCGGTTCGTTCGGCTGCTCATGGCTCCTCTAGCCGGCGCCTGGTGGGCTGCGTCGAAGGTGCGCAACCTGGCCTTCGATGTCGGGGTCGCCCCCGCACGCCGCAGCGAGATCCCGGTGGTCTCTGTGGGGAATGTGACGGTGGGGGGCACGGGCAAGACGCCGGTGGCCGCCTGGATCGCGCGCGAGCTGGCGCAGCGCGGTGTGACGCCGGGCATCGTGCTCCGGGGCTACGGACAGGATGAGAGCCTGGTGCATCGACTCCTGACCCCCGGCGCGGTGGTCATTGCGGATCCGGATCGCGCGCGGGGCGTGGCTGCGGCGCTTCAATCCGGGGCCAGGGTGGCCATCCTGGACGACGGTCACCAGCATCGACGGGCGTGGCGCGACTTGAATCTCGTGCTCGTGAGCGCCGACGCGCCGTGGCCACGGTGGACCCTTCCCGCCGGGCCACTGCGGGAGTCGTGGGGGGACGGGCTCGCCCGGGCCGACCTCGTGCTGGTGACCGCCAAGTCGGCGACCGAGGGTCAGGTCGCGGAAACGCTGGAGAAGGTGCGCCGCGTCGGCACCCCTCGTGCCGCGGTGCTGCGCATCAGGCTGGATCGTTTGCATCGTGTCGGGGGACATGAGGAGGAGGGGCTCCAGATGCTGGAGGGTCGGCGGGTCCTGGCCGTCAGCGGTGTGGCGAACCCCGGGCCGTTTCACTCTCAGCTGCAGGCGACCGGGGCGATGGTCGAGACTCTGGTCTTTGGGGACCACCACCCATATGCGCCCACCGATGTGGAGCGCATCCGGGCCCGTGCCCGTCAGGTGGACTTCGTCGTCTGCACCTTGAAGGATGCCGTCAAGCTTCAGGGCTCCTGGCCGCAATCCGGGCCGGGGCTGTGGTATGTTTCCCAGCGCGTTGAACCGATCGCCGGCGCGGCCGAGATCGAGGCAGCGCTCGACCGGGTCAGTTCGAGGCCCGATACTCCCCACACATAA
- a CDS encoding Glu/Leu/Phe/Val dehydrogenase: protein MASDLRLPTNAIVKPDKDRFLNEDNPFEAMMSRFDRAAELLDLEPGLYKVLRKPEKQIIVACPVMLDNGEIEVYTGIRVLYNTSRGPAKGGIRFDMQVNLDEVTALAAWMTWKCAVVNVPFGGAKGGVICDPLKMSVGELERLTRRYTAGIIATLGPDSDVPAPDVNTNERVMAWLMDTYSMHKGHTVTAVTTGKPVEMGGSLGRREATGRGCMLVTKEALAHLGMNVKGTTVAVQGFGNVGSVSAQLLAKEGCKIIAISDRTGGWHNPAGLDVDDAINYVKQHRSLEGYGKGDPITNEELLTLDVDVLLPAALENVITTKNAAKVRAKVICEGANGPTSAAADAILDEKGVFVIPDILANAGGVTVSYFEWVQDRGGYFWDEDTVNDRLRNIMVKGFRDVLGLSKQHKVNMRTAAYMVSISRVATVHRLRGIYA, encoded by the coding sequence ATGGCTAGCGACCTCCGCCTCCCGACGAACGCCATCGTCAAGCCGGACAAGGATCGATTCCTCAACGAAGACAACCCGTTCGAGGCGATGATGTCGCGCTTCGACCGGGCGGCCGAGCTGCTTGACCTCGAGCCCGGCCTGTACAAGGTGCTGCGCAAGCCGGAGAAGCAGATCATCGTCGCGTGTCCGGTGATGCTGGACAACGGCGAGATCGAGGTGTACACCGGCATCCGCGTGTTGTACAACACCTCGCGCGGCCCGGCCAAGGGCGGCATCCGGTTCGACATGCAGGTCAACCTGGACGAGGTGACGGCGCTGGCCGCCTGGATGACCTGGAAGTGCGCGGTCGTCAACGTCCCGTTTGGTGGCGCGAAGGGCGGCGTGATCTGCGACCCGCTCAAGATGAGCGTGGGTGAGCTGGAGCGCCTGACCCGCCGCTATACGGCAGGGATCATCGCCACGCTCGGCCCGGATAGCGACGTCCCCGCGCCGGACGTCAACACCAACGAGCGTGTGATGGCGTGGCTCATGGACACGTATTCCATGCACAAGGGCCACACGGTGACGGCGGTGACCACCGGGAAACCGGTGGAGATGGGTGGCTCGCTGGGGCGTCGCGAGGCGACCGGTCGTGGGTGCATGCTGGTGACGAAGGAAGCGTTGGCGCACCTCGGGATGAACGTGAAGGGGACGACGGTGGCGGTGCAGGGCTTCGGGAACGTCGGCAGCGTGTCGGCGCAGTTGCTCGCGAAGGAAGGGTGCAAGATCATCGCGATCTCCGACCGCACCGGCGGGTGGCACAACCCCGCGGGCCTCGATGTCGATGACGCGATCAACTACGTGAAGCAGCACAGGTCCCTCGAGGGGTACGGCAAGGGGGACCCGATCACCAACGAAGAATTGCTGACGCTCGACGTGGACGTCCTGCTACCGGCCGCGCTGGAGAACGTTATCACGACGAAGAATGCCGCGAAGGTGCGCGCGAAGGTGATCTGCGAGGGCGCCAACGGCCCGACCAGTGCGGCGGCCGACGCGATCCTCGACGAGAAGGGGGTCTTCGTCATCCCCGACATCCTCGCCAACGCCGGCGGCGTCACGGTGTCGTATTTCGAGTGGGTGCAGGACCGTGGCGGCTACTTCTGGGACGAGGACACGGTCAACGACCGGCTGCGCAACATCATGGTCAAGGGGTTCCGCGACGTCCTCGGCCTGTCGAAGCAACACAAGGTGAACATGCGCACGGCGGCCTACATGGTCTCGATCAGCCGCGTAGCGACGGTCCACCGGCTCCGCGGGATCTACGCGTAG
- a CDS encoding lysophospholipid acyltransferase family protein, whose product MKIVVASALGEWLVRLLGVTWRVRWEGSIPTGPVVLAMWHGELLPLVWALRGRGIAPLVSTHADGEVIARIVRRLGFDPIRGSSSRGGARALIEAARRLEAGATVAFTTDGPRGPRRQSAPGALAAAARSGLDVVPMGALASRAWRFKSWDRFVVPQPFAVITIRCGAPLRHIQSGDTARLDAALLAVSEPDAPNA is encoded by the coding sequence TTGAAGATTGTCGTGGCCTCCGCGCTGGGTGAGTGGCTCGTCCGGCTACTTGGGGTCACTTGGCGGGTGCGATGGGAGGGGTCGATCCCCACCGGACCCGTGGTGTTGGCGATGTGGCATGGGGAACTGTTGCCGCTGGTGTGGGCGCTGAGAGGTCGGGGGATCGCTCCGCTGGTGTCGACTCACGCCGATGGCGAGGTGATCGCGCGCATCGTCCGCCGGCTGGGCTTCGATCCCATTCGGGGTTCATCGAGCCGCGGTGGTGCCCGAGCCCTGATCGAGGCCGCCCGTCGCCTCGAAGCGGGGGCCACCGTGGCCTTCACCACCGATGGCCCCCGCGGTCCGCGCAGGCAGTCGGCGCCCGGGGCCTTGGCGGCGGCGGCGCGCAGCGGGCTCGATGTCGTTCCGATGGGGGCCCTCGCCTCGAGGGCCTGGCGTTTCAAATCATGGGACCGCTTTGTCGTGCCCCAGCCGTTTGCCGTGATCACGATCCGCTGTGGCGCCCCGCTCCGGCACATTCAGTCCGGGGACACCGCTCGTCTCGATGCCGCGCTGCTCGCCGTCAGCGAACCGGACGCACCCAATGCGTGA
- the lpxB gene encoding lipid-A-disaccharide synthase produces MREVLVSVGEASGDLHGAAFVAALRARAPGLTVCGLGGTRMAEEGVTLLETPGRMAVMGFVEVLGTIPHHWRLLRRIEARLASGRVGLVVVMDYPGFNMRVAAAARRHGVPVLYYITPQVWAWGAGRLPKLAALVARAAVILPFEAELLRAHGIDATFVGHPLLDRMGELPTREAARAALGIAPGRRVLALFPGSRRQEIARHLEPFVATAQRLQREDPGLDVVVSVAPEIALEREHCPYPQVRDASWTVLRAADAALCKSGTTTLEAAVAACPLVVAYKTSAWTYAIARRVVRIPRIGLVNVVAGREVAPEFVQDAVTAEGMATALAPLLAETPTRDAMIRALADVKSKLGTPGASARAAEIAVELLSG; encoded by the coding sequence GTGCGTGAGGTCCTGGTCTCGGTCGGGGAGGCGTCCGGGGACCTGCACGGTGCCGCCTTTGTGGCCGCCCTCCGCGCCCGTGCGCCTGGGCTGACGGTCTGTGGGTTGGGTGGGACTCGGATGGCGGAGGAGGGCGTCACACTCCTCGAGACACCGGGGCGAATGGCGGTGATGGGATTTGTTGAGGTGCTGGGGACGATCCCACACCACTGGCGGCTGCTGCGACGCATCGAGGCGAGGCTCGCGAGTGGCCGCGTGGGGCTCGTGGTGGTGATGGACTATCCCGGCTTTAACATGCGGGTGGCTGCGGCCGCGCGTCGACATGGTGTCCCCGTGTTGTACTACATCACACCCCAGGTGTGGGCGTGGGGAGCGGGGCGCCTGCCCAAGCTGGCGGCGTTGGTCGCGCGTGCCGCCGTGATCCTGCCGTTTGAAGCCGAGTTGCTCCGCGCTCACGGGATCGACGCCACCTTCGTCGGGCACCCGCTGCTGGACCGCATGGGCGAACTACCCACGCGCGAAGCGGCCCGTGCCGCGTTAGGCATCGCGCCGGGACGTCGCGTGCTGGCGTTGTTCCCCGGCAGCCGGCGGCAAGAGATCGCACGACATCTCGAGCCCTTCGTTGCGACGGCGCAGCGGCTGCAGCGGGAGGACCCTGGGCTCGACGTGGTCGTCAGCGTGGCGCCCGAGATCGCGCTCGAGCGCGAGCACTGTCCGTACCCGCAGGTGCGGGACGCGTCCTGGACCGTGTTGCGCGCCGCCGACGCCGCGCTCTGCAAGAGCGGCACCACCACGCTGGAAGCGGCGGTGGCGGCGTGTCCGCTCGTGGTGGCCTACAAGACGAGTGCGTGGACGTATGCGATCGCCCGTCGGGTCGTACGAATTCCGCGGATTGGGCTGGTGAACGTCGTCGCCGGTCGGGAGGTGGCGCCCGAGTTCGTGCAGGACGCCGTGACGGCCGAGGGCATGGCGACGGCGTTGGCGCCGCTCCTGGCGGAGACCCCAACGCGTGATGCCATGATCCGGGCACTCGCCGACGTGAAGTCGAAGCTCGGGACGCCAGGCGCCTCGGCGCGGGCTGCGGAGATCGCCGTGGAGCTGCTCAGTGGGTGA
- the bshC gene encoding bacillithiol biosynthesis BshC — protein sequence MDGLQVVSESLGGSALAQRGLAGELPGWFVPRPGTADAWRARIDATARAGAWLDALEPAFGASGRGSSRLRDVAAAGGVVVTTGQQPGLFGGPLYTLAKALSALELADALQATTGRPVAPVFWAATDDADFVEASRVWARTASGAAELVQQQVPTDGVPMAEVPLEGTEEALASLIEACGSSADSSLVRLLREGYRAGATVGGAYLDFLRGVLEPLGIAVLDASHPAVRARSRGMLEHALRQADGVNAALRAREGEIVGAALQPQVGAMPELSLVFTRSQGRKTRVPVGDALTTAADAGSSLSPNVLLRPALERQLLPTVAYVAGPGEFAYFAQVTAVAAALGWALPLAVPRWSGTVLEPGVLRMLARCRTAWRDLAVPHAAERAIAKEASPPGSLEAIAAMRATVSSAGSTMQTALTTSAAPLDPRVVEGTLRQINWRIDRLERRLLARVKRREADLMLDLARARGALFPGGMRQERALSFVPLMAVHGDALLAAMRAGARRHAQALVAGQAPPADP from the coding sequence ATGGACGGTTTGCAGGTCGTTTCCGAATCACTGGGCGGATCCGCGTTGGCGCAACGGGGGCTCGCGGGCGAGCTCCCCGGGTGGTTCGTCCCTCGCCCCGGCACGGCCGACGCCTGGCGCGCGCGGATCGACGCGACGGCGCGCGCGGGGGCGTGGCTGGACGCGCTGGAGCCCGCCTTTGGCGCCTCCGGACGCGGGTCGTCCCGATTACGGGACGTTGCCGCGGCCGGTGGCGTCGTGGTGACGACGGGCCAGCAGCCGGGCTTGTTTGGTGGACCGCTGTACACCCTGGCCAAGGCGCTCTCGGCCCTGGAGCTGGCCGACGCCCTTCAGGCAACCACCGGACGTCCAGTGGCGCCGGTCTTCTGGGCGGCCACGGACGACGCGGACTTTGTGGAGGCGTCGCGCGTTTGGGCGCGCACGGCCAGCGGCGCGGCGGAGCTGGTGCAACAGCAGGTCCCAACCGATGGCGTCCCCATGGCTGAGGTGCCGTTGGAGGGGACCGAGGAAGCGCTCGCATCGCTGATCGAGGCCTGTGGATCTTCGGCGGATTCGAGCCTGGTGCGCCTCCTGCGCGAGGGGTATCGCGCGGGCGCGACCGTGGGTGGTGCCTACCTCGACTTCCTGCGCGGGGTGCTGGAGCCCCTGGGCATTGCGGTCCTCGACGCGTCGCACCCTGCGGTTCGCGCCCGGAGTCGCGGGATGCTCGAGCATGCCCTGCGGCAGGCGGACGGGGTGAACGCCGCGCTGCGTGCCCGCGAGGGTGAAATCGTCGGGGCTGCGCTGCAACCGCAGGTGGGCGCCATGCCGGAGCTCTCCCTGGTTTTCACGCGGAGCCAGGGGCGCAAGACGCGAGTTCCAGTGGGCGATGCGCTGACCACGGCCGCGGACGCGGGATCCTCGCTGTCGCCTAACGTGTTGCTCCGCCCGGCGCTGGAACGGCAGCTGCTGCCCACCGTCGCGTATGTGGCCGGCCCGGGTGAGTTCGCCTACTTCGCCCAGGTCACGGCGGTGGCTGCAGCGCTTGGTTGGGCGTTGCCGTTGGCCGTGCCGCGGTGGTCGGGGACGGTGCTTGAGCCGGGCGTCCTGCGGATGCTCGCTCGATGTCGCACGGCGTGGCGCGATCTTGCCGTGCCGCATGCGGCCGAACGCGCGATCGCCAAGGAAGCGTCACCACCCGGGTCGCTGGAGGCCATCGCGGCGATGCGCGCGACGGTCTCGTCGGCGGGGTCGACGATGCAGACAGCCCTGACCACCTCGGCCGCGCCGCTGGATCCCCGCGTGGTCGAAGGGACGTTGCGCCAGATCAACTGGCGGATCGACCGGCTGGAGCGGAGGTTGCTGGCCAGGGTCAAACGCCGCGAAGCCGACCTGATGCTGGATCTCGCGCGGGCGCGGGGGGCCCTCTTTCCCGGGGGCATGCGCCAGGAGCGCGCGCTCAGTTTCGTTCCGCTGATGGCGGTCCACGGGGACGCGCTGCTCGCCGCGATGCGCGCCGGAGCCCGTCGGCACGCCCAGGCGCTCGTTGCGGGTCAGGCACCGCCCGCGGATCCATGA